The Manihot esculenta cultivar AM560-2 chromosome 1, M.esculenta_v8, whole genome shotgun sequence genome has a window encoding:
- the LOC110623232 gene encoding uncharacterized protein LOC110623232 isoform X1: protein MGGCVSTADRRTRLHRKRHYKSTKRREKLSTAIPDAPIKRFSDSSAVGDYTLSEYVHLDFEKGAATTCRRSEASNKNFHLTQLQWNHSQIDSNGICQEEVWFDSVSIIDSDSDDDFSSVHGDGFGSVGNTIAYGTASRFLDTGSKYEGFYESYLKIDGGVPKDYDIATKTKKVVDDPYGSFQGLKELTCDSGEKVQDIRRKSTVIMVSLKRKSCDGQEKTQFSGAAGRLVYRPRAGFLIPSSKGEKPTPGCWSEVSPSVFKLRGENYFRDKQKSPAPDFSPYIPMGADLFACPRKISHIAQHLELPFVQPHENVPSLLIVNIQLPTYPVAMFQGECDGEGMSLVLYFRLSENFDKEISPHFQESIKKLVEDDMEKVRCFAKESTIPYRERLKILVGLVNPEDLQLSSTEKKLINAYNDKPVLSRPQHEFHRGPNYLEIDLDIHRFSYISRKGLEAFRDRMKDGIANVGLTIQAQKPEELPEQALCCVRLNKIDLVNRGQIPTIVTRDD, encoded by the exons ATGGGTGGTTGCGTCTCGACAGCCGACAGAAGAACAAGATTGCATAGGAAACGCCACTACAAATCAACCAAACGCAGAGAAAAGCTTTCCACTGCTATTCCTGATGCACCTATCAAACGGTTTAGTGATTCTTCTGCAGTAGGAGATTATACCCTTAGCGAGTATGTTCATCTTGATTTTGAGAAGGGTGCTGCAACTACCTGCAGAAGATCTGAAGCTTCTAACAAGAATTTCCATCTAACTCAGCTACAATGGAACCATAGCCAAATTGATTCAAATG GAATATGCCAAGAGGAAGTATGGTTTGATTCTGTCAGTATTATCGACTCAGATTCGGATGATGACTTCAGTAGTGTGCATGGAG ATGGTTTTGGTTCTGTTGGTAATACAATTGCGTATGGAACTGCATCACGCTTCCTAGATACTGGAAGCAAGTATGAGGGGTTTTATGAAAGTTACCTGAAAATAGACGGAGGGGTTCCTAAAGATTATGACATTGCTACAAAGACGAAGAAAGTAGTTGATGATCCCTATGGAAGTTTCCAAGGTCTTAAAGAGCTCACTTGTGACTCTGGAGAGAAAGTTCAAGACATTAGAAGGAAATCAACAGTTATTATGGTTTCTTTAAAGAGGAAATCCTGCGATGGACAGGAAAAGACCCAATTCT CTGGTGCAGCTGGGAGATTGGTATATCGCCCGAGAGCAGGATTTCTAATTCCAAGTTCAAAAGGAGAGAAGCCTACTCCAGGATGTTGGTCTGAGGTTTCACCTTCAGTTTTTAAACTTCGAGGCGAGAATTATTTCAG AGATAAGCAGAAGTCCCCTGCTCCAGATTTCAGCCCCTATATACCAATGGGTGCTGATTTATTTGCATGCCCTCGAAAGATAAGTCATATTGCTCAACACCTTGAGCTTCCTTTTGTGCAGCCACATGAGAATGTGCCATCACTTCTGATTGTTAACATACAG CTTCCCACTTATCCTGTCGCCATGTTCCAAGGTGAATGTGATGGAGAAGGCATGAGCCTTGTATTATATTTTAGACTATCTGAGAATTTCGACAAAGAGATATCTCCTCATTTTCAAGAGTCCATCAAG AAACTGGTTGAAGATGACATGGAGAAGGTTAGATGCTTTGCAAAGGAGTCAACAATTCCTTACAGAGAAAGGCTAAAAATTCTGGTAGGGCTGGTTAATCCAGAGGACTTGCAGTTGAGTTCTACAGAAAAGAAGCTTATAAATGCTTATAATGACAAGCCAGTTCTTTCACGCCCTCAGCACGAGTTCCACAGG GGACCCAATTATTTGGAGATCGACTTAGATATACACCGGTTCAGCTACATATCTCGAAAAGGACTTGAAGCTTTCAGAGATCGTATGAAGGATGGGATAGCTAATGTGGGATTAACAATTCAG GCACAAAAACCAGAGGAACTGCCAGAGCAAGCTCTATGCTGTGTGCGTTTGAATAAGATTGATTTAGTTAATCGTGGCCAAATACCCACCATCGTAACTAGAgatgattga
- the LOC110623232 gene encoding uncharacterized protein LOC110623232 isoform X2, translating to MGGCVSTADRRTRLHRKRHYKSTKRREKLSTAIPDAPIKRFSDSSAVGDYTLSEYVHLDFEKGAATTCRRSEASNKNFHLTQLQWNHSQIDSNGICQEEVWFDSVSIIDSDSDDDFSSVHGDGFGSVGNTIAYGTASRFLDTGSKYEGFYESYLKIDGGVPKDYDIATKTKKVVDDPYGSFQGLKELTCDSGEKVQDIRRKSTVIMVSLKRKSCDGQEKTQFSGRLVYRPRAGFLIPSSKGEKPTPGCWSEVSPSVFKLRGENYFRDKQKSPAPDFSPYIPMGADLFACPRKISHIAQHLELPFVQPHENVPSLLIVNIQLPTYPVAMFQGECDGEGMSLVLYFRLSENFDKEISPHFQESIKKLVEDDMEKVRCFAKESTIPYRERLKILVGLVNPEDLQLSSTEKKLINAYNDKPVLSRPQHEFHRGPNYLEIDLDIHRFSYISRKGLEAFRDRMKDGIANVGLTIQAQKPEELPEQALCCVRLNKIDLVNRGQIPTIVTRDD from the exons ATGGGTGGTTGCGTCTCGACAGCCGACAGAAGAACAAGATTGCATAGGAAACGCCACTACAAATCAACCAAACGCAGAGAAAAGCTTTCCACTGCTATTCCTGATGCACCTATCAAACGGTTTAGTGATTCTTCTGCAGTAGGAGATTATACCCTTAGCGAGTATGTTCATCTTGATTTTGAGAAGGGTGCTGCAACTACCTGCAGAAGATCTGAAGCTTCTAACAAGAATTTCCATCTAACTCAGCTACAATGGAACCATAGCCAAATTGATTCAAATG GAATATGCCAAGAGGAAGTATGGTTTGATTCTGTCAGTATTATCGACTCAGATTCGGATGATGACTTCAGTAGTGTGCATGGAG ATGGTTTTGGTTCTGTTGGTAATACAATTGCGTATGGAACTGCATCACGCTTCCTAGATACTGGAAGCAAGTATGAGGGGTTTTATGAAAGTTACCTGAAAATAGACGGAGGGGTTCCTAAAGATTATGACATTGCTACAAAGACGAAGAAAGTAGTTGATGATCCCTATGGAAGTTTCCAAGGTCTTAAAGAGCTCACTTGTGACTCTGGAGAGAAAGTTCAAGACATTAGAAGGAAATCAACAGTTATTATGGTTTCTTTAAAGAGGAAATCCTGCGATGGACAGGAAAAGACCCAATTCT CTGGGAGATTGGTATATCGCCCGAGAGCAGGATTTCTAATTCCAAGTTCAAAAGGAGAGAAGCCTACTCCAGGATGTTGGTCTGAGGTTTCACCTTCAGTTTTTAAACTTCGAGGCGAGAATTATTTCAG AGATAAGCAGAAGTCCCCTGCTCCAGATTTCAGCCCCTATATACCAATGGGTGCTGATTTATTTGCATGCCCTCGAAAGATAAGTCATATTGCTCAACACCTTGAGCTTCCTTTTGTGCAGCCACATGAGAATGTGCCATCACTTCTGATTGTTAACATACAG CTTCCCACTTATCCTGTCGCCATGTTCCAAGGTGAATGTGATGGAGAAGGCATGAGCCTTGTATTATATTTTAGACTATCTGAGAATTTCGACAAAGAGATATCTCCTCATTTTCAAGAGTCCATCAAG AAACTGGTTGAAGATGACATGGAGAAGGTTAGATGCTTTGCAAAGGAGTCAACAATTCCTTACAGAGAAAGGCTAAAAATTCTGGTAGGGCTGGTTAATCCAGAGGACTTGCAGTTGAGTTCTACAGAAAAGAAGCTTATAAATGCTTATAATGACAAGCCAGTTCTTTCACGCCCTCAGCACGAGTTCCACAGG GGACCCAATTATTTGGAGATCGACTTAGATATACACCGGTTCAGCTACATATCTCGAAAAGGACTTGAAGCTTTCAGAGATCGTATGAAGGATGGGATAGCTAATGTGGGATTAACAATTCAG GCACAAAAACCAGAGGAACTGCCAGAGCAAGCTCTATGCTGTGTGCGTTTGAATAAGATTGATTTAGTTAATCGTGGCCAAATACCCACCATCGTAACTAGAgatgattga